A DNA window from Fragaria vesca subsp. vesca linkage group LG3, FraVesHawaii_1.0, whole genome shotgun sequence contains the following coding sequences:
- the LOC101305549 gene encoding probable cysteine proteinase At3g19400-like: MTYVRDYGLVTKEQLPYMFADDQPCNTDFELLPSPDMKISGYQMVPEFDEVALAKAVYHQPVVDKRSTSNRIHTHKNGIFMDADGVCAKGNVSHSSTLVGFGTNPFGEDYWIQKNSWGTCWGEL; the protein is encoded by the coding sequence ATGACTTATGTAAGGGATTATGGACTCGTAACTAAAGAACAGCTTCCTTACATGTTTGCTGATGACCAACCATGCAACACCGATTTCGAATTGTTACCTTCCCCTGATATGAAGATATCTGGTTATCAAATGGTGCCGGAGTTTGATGAAGTTGCTCTGGCCAAGGCTGTTTACCATCAACCAGTTGTAGACAAGCGTTCCACAAGCAACAGAATTCACACACACAAAAACGGCATTTTTATGGATGCAGATGGAGTGTGTGCAAAAGGTAACGTCAGTCACAGTAGTACACTCGTTGGCTTCGGTACAAATCCATTTGGTGAAGACTATTGGATTCAGAAGAATTCATGGGGCACCTGTTGGGGTGAACTATGA